Below is a window of Candidatus Obscuribacterales bacterium DNA.
TTAAATCTTTCCAAGGGAAGGCCCATGAAGTTACCCCAGCCCTCTGGGTTCTAGCCGTCATTTTTGTTCTGAAGTTTGTCCTTGTCTAGATATCCGCCCAGGGTGTGGAGTCTACACCCTAAAATACCTAGCCGATCTTAATGGTGCTAGCGCTCCTGCGTTGATACCTGTCTTGGTGGCTCCTGCGACTCTTCTCCCACGACTATTAACGTCTGAACGCAGGAGCGCTGCCTGGAGTATTCCCACGCTCAGCATAGGAACAATAGGGCAATGCGGATTGGACAAGCTGCTGTAAATGAGAATTGCTTCCAAGGGTGTAGAGTCTACACCCTTGGATACCTAGCCGTTAGTTCATAGACTCGGATTGCCCGGCCCGCATGGCATCGAGCACAGCTTGCTGGCTCACCTGACTGTAGATACCCCGAAGTTCTTCCGTCAGCGTCTGAGACACATTCGCGGCCCCGCCCGTAACATCCAGTTTCAAGGGAAGCGGCCCTAGGGTATCCAACACGGTTTCGGTGCCTAGGGTCGGTGCAATCACCACAAGGGACGATTCTAGCTGTTCTTCATAAATCCACACTTGGTCGAGGGCGATCGCTTCTGTTGGTAGGGAAACGGGCTCTGATTCTGGGATCTCTGTATTGCCGGCATTACGCATCTGCCGTAGGTCGGCAATCACCTGATCTTTCGTCCGCCCTCGTAGCTGAAACAAGACAAAAGGATCATCACTGAAGCGATCGCCTAAGAGGTAGTACACCGCGCCGATATGCTTGCAAGGGTTGGCCTTATCAGGACAGGAGCATTTGCTATGAATATCAAATTTGGTTAACGGAAACAGGCTGAGACCATTGGCTGTGAATACTTCCTCAATGGTTTGGGGCATTTCTCCAGCTAACAGCTTGGCTGAGAACACCGCCTGTTCAGACATAGATTCGATCACGTATTGCCACTGTTCATCCTCAAATTGATCGAGGGATAGAGAAACTCGATAGGGTTCAGGCGCAGTTCCCTGTACCCGAGCCAGCACCTTCGATCCAGAGAATGCTAATTTCACCACATTGCCTTCACGGGCATAGTTGCGAGCGCGGGCCAGGCGGGGCATTCGCCCAAACGATTCGAGGTGGTCGATCCAGCGTTGCGCCCACCATTCTCGGTTTGCTAGCGTATCGTAGGATAAATTCGACATGATGACTCCCATCGCATCCCTAGCTACTCTGCATCCTCCGTAGCCTCGGGTTGATCTTCAGCGATCGCCTCTAGGTTGGCGATGTGCTGCAATATAGCATCATCATCAAACTCTTGACAGCGTTTTGCCTGGGAAAAAATGCGATATTGGTCAGATTCTTTCACGGTGATGGTTGTTCCAGCTTCTTCAA
It encodes the following:
- a CDS encoding SWIM zinc finger family protein, which gives rise to MSNLSYDTLANREWWAQRWIDHLESFGRMPRLARARNYAREGNVVKLAFSGSKVLARVQGTAPEPYRVSLSLDQFEDEQWQYVIESMSEQAVFSAKLLAGEMPQTIEEVFTANGLSLFPLTKFDIHSKCSCPDKANPCKHIGAVYYLLGDRFSDDPFVLFQLRGRTKDQVIADLRQMRNAGNTEIPESEPVSLPTEAIALDQVWIYEEQLESSLVVIAPTLGTETVLDTLGPLPLKLDVTGGAANVSQTLTEELRGIYSQVSQQAVLDAMRAGQSESMN